One genomic region from bacterium encodes:
- a CDS encoding class I SAM-dependent methyltransferase — MRAVTRTLNTDSELNRILAGHAGSTIVCLGCGLDTTFFRIDNGRLR, encoded by the coding sequence GTGAGGGCGGTTACGCGCACCTTGAACACCGATTCCGAACTCAACCGGATCCTCGCCGGGCACGCCGGGAGCACTATCGTCTGCCTGGGTTGCGGCCTCGACACGACTTTTTTCAGGATCGACAATGGCCGGCTCCGCTAG